Proteins encoded together in one Monomorium pharaonis isolate MP-MQ-018 chromosome 8, ASM1337386v2, whole genome shotgun sequence window:
- the LOC105831222 gene encoding post-GPI attachment to proteins factor 6 isoform X11 has product MFLKTIFDISPIFCLSETFVHFLSKYVYFLRKVKSLTYSKFLPKFSARNPKSSTCKIHRIYLFVSCSVIPQANQQDLLRSYKSYSDVTMFHYTVPREVIRATWQFAAFMDDPTCHPRKVYIHIRFGSYPIITTDNKVFLMRESTKRDDDIVVTTTTIYQSKNITVVPVYEPQPGDWFVAAYMSYWDEKVQQQGLGHKCQYSIGTIALWSQTDNIVNIPINYQTRLRTSTKTTYYKIYIPSGILSFRVSIWNCSFTLHTVRDIRKPCIEAIYLKGRVLPISNHFHSMESKSLTTNASYSFIESSPYEDSYYYLLIVSNSIIEFNVKIDTSECPIKLTEELFTREYMDIALSFNSMTGMNTYKELIKHKWYYKENNNSRFYNKDEFHQKNEKHETDNLYTKCIPRYQLVRVKHAETFSTVYLLQGKDWLSSRLILTDLIPIMTQFDILPLIDIGGTLEINVHLEVKKLPLTQLVLITMCIQRGRIPKLEDRHSCQNGTVTINLSSLNKRNASSLIAFPQPGTWYIVILATCYKYNKPVRCQMEEMSILLNVRTKKCMFSDENPCGNHGICQEIQKNVLHYATCNCFKGYSGWDCTDISSTMSAISFVSAILLVISNIFFIPAICIAVKQRLYAEGLVYLVTMLFSSLYHACDQSNGQFCITKYEISWK; this is encoded by the exons ATGTTTCTCAAAACTATATTCGACATCTCACCAATTTTCTGTTTATCTGAAACTTTTGTTCATTTTCTTTCCaagtatgtttattttttacgaaaagtTAAATCACTAACTTACTCGAAATTTTTGCCCAAATTCTCTGCTCGAAATCCCAAATCAAGTACTTGTAAAATACATCGGATATATCTTTTcg tgagTTGCAGTGTAATACCACAGGCGAATCAACAAGATCTGCTTCGCTCGTACAAGAGCTATTCCGACGTAACAATGTTCCATTATACAGTACCAAGAGAAGTGATTCGAGCTACGTGGCAATTTGCAGCTTTCATGGATGATCCCACGTGCCATCCACGGAAAGTTTACat aCATATCAGGTTTGGTAGTTATCCTATAATCACCACagataataaagtatttctaATGAGGGAGTCTACTAAACGGGATGATGATATTGTGGTTACTACTACCACAATTTatcaatcaaaaaatataactgttGTTCCAGTATATGAACCGCAACCTGGAGATTGGTTTGTAGCAGCTTATATGTCTTATTGGGACGAGAAAGTCCAACAACAA GGACTTGGACACAAATGTCAATACAGTATAGGTACAATAGCACTATGGTCGCAAAcagataatattgttaatattccCATTAATTATCAAACTAGATTACGAACAAGTACGAAGACGACATACtacaa gatATATATTCCGTCAGGAATATTGAGCTTCCGTGTATCCATCTGGAACTGCAGCTTTACGTTGCATACTGTTCGTGACATTCGTAAACCTTGTATCGAAGCTATATACTTGAAGGGACGTGTTTTACCAATATCTAATCATTTCCATTCCATGGAATCCAAAAGTCTTACCACGAATGCTAGTTACTCTTTCATAGAATCTTCTCCTTATGAagatagttattattatttattaattgtttcgaATAGCATTATAGAGTTCAACGTCAAGATTGATACAAGCG aatGTCCAATCAAATTGACAGAAGAATTGTTTACTAGAGAATACATGGATATTGCTCTGAGTTTTAATTCCATGACAGGAATGAATACttacaaagaattaataaaacacaaatggtattacaaagaaaataataacagcAGATTTTACAATAAAGATGAATTTCAccaaaaaaatgagaaacatGAGACTGACAATTTGTATACCAAGTGTATACCAAGATATCAATTGGTTCGCGTTAAACATGCAGAGACATTCTCAACCGTTTATCTTTTGCAG ggaaAAGACTGGTTAAGTTCGAGACTAATACTAACTGATTTAATTCCGATAATGACGCAGTTTGATATTTTGCCATTGATAGATATTGGTGGTACACTCGAGATTAATGTACATCTCGAagtaaaaaag CTGCCATTGACGCAATTGGTTTTGATAACAATGTGCATTCAAAGAGGTCGTATACCCAAACTAGAGGATCGTCATTCTTGTCAAAATGGTACTGTAACGATAAACTTGTCATCGTTAAACAAGCGCAACGCAAGTTCGTTAATAGCGTTTCCACAACCAGGTACATGGTACATCGTTATCCTTGCgacatgttataaatataa TAAACCTGTACGCTGTCAAATGGAAGAAATGTCTATCCTACTCAATGTACGTACCAAAAAGTGTATGTTTTCTGATGAGAATCCTTGCGGTAATCACGGCATTTGTCAAGAAATTCAAAAGAATGTCCTTCATTATGCAAcatgtaattgttttaaag GTTACTCGGGATGGGATTGCACCGACATCTCAAGTACCATGTCTGCTATCTCTTTTGTGAGTGCTATACTGCTCGTTATAagcaatatcttttttataccaGCCATATGTATAGCTGTGAAACAAAGGTTGTACGCAGAAGGATTAGTATATTTGGTCACTATGCTATTTTCGTCCCTATATCACGCTTGTGACCAAAGTAATGGacaattttgtattacaaaatatgag ATTTCATGGAAATGA
- the LOC105831222 gene encoding uncharacterized protein LOC105831222 isoform X5, translating into MFLKTIFDISPIFCLSETFVHFLSKYVYFLRKVKSLTYSKFLPKFSARNPKSSTCKIHRIYLFVSCSVIPQANQQDLLRSYKSYSDVTMFHYTVPREVIRATWQFAAFMDDPTCHPRKVYIHIRFGSYPIITTDNKVFLMRESTKRDDDIVVTTTTIYQSKNITVVPVYEPQPGDWFVAAYMSYWDEKVQQQGLGHKCQYSIGTIALWSQTDNIVNIPINYQTRLRTSTKTTYYKIYIPSGILSFRVSIWNCSFTLHTVRDIRKPCIEAIYLKGRVLPISNHFHSMESKSLTTNASYSFIESSPYEDSYYYLLIVSNSIIEFNVKIDTSECPIKLTEELFTREYMDIALSFNSMTGMNTYKELIKHKWYYKENNNSRFYNKDEFHQKNEKHETDNLYTKCIPRYQLVRVKHAETFSTVYLLQLPLTQLVLITMCIQRGRIPKLEDRHSCQNGTVTINLSSLNKRNASSLIAFPQPGTWYIVILATCYKYNKPVRCQMEEMSILLNVRTKKCMFSDENPCGNHGICQEIQKNVLHYATCNCFKGYSGWDCTDISSTMSAISFVSAILLVISNIFFIPAICIAVKQRLYAEGLVYLVTMLFSSLYHACDQSNGQFCITKYEILQYSDFFSSILAFWVTLIAMAELPVAFVPLCHMTGVFVITFSVQIDRMCLINILIPLSLGIIVPILLQIFAHIYRTFQSRKCKTPSRKILLGLLFAIVGLLLYSFIETEKNYQYVHSVWHIIMAISLIFLLPSVKSKQITSPTNASFNDDNESWICKESYGIPTFTIGDQSGKSNDRVNFLHNSSVSEFSNRETSCC; encoded by the exons ATGTTTCTCAAAACTATATTCGACATCTCACCAATTTTCTGTTTATCTGAAACTTTTGTTCATTTTCTTTCCaagtatgtttattttttacgaaaagtTAAATCACTAACTTACTCGAAATTTTTGCCCAAATTCTCTGCTCGAAATCCCAAATCAAGTACTTGTAAAATACATCGGATATATCTTTTcg tgagTTGCAGTGTAATACCACAGGCGAATCAACAAGATCTGCTTCGCTCGTACAAGAGCTATTCCGACGTAACAATGTTCCATTATACAGTACCAAGAGAAGTGATTCGAGCTACGTGGCAATTTGCAGCTTTCATGGATGATCCCACGTGCCATCCACGGAAAGTTTACat aCATATCAGGTTTGGTAGTTATCCTATAATCACCACagataataaagtatttctaATGAGGGAGTCTACTAAACGGGATGATGATATTGTGGTTACTACTACCACAATTTatcaatcaaaaaatataactgttGTTCCAGTATATGAACCGCAACCTGGAGATTGGTTTGTAGCAGCTTATATGTCTTATTGGGACGAGAAAGTCCAACAACAA GGACTTGGACACAAATGTCAATACAGTATAGGTACAATAGCACTATGGTCGCAAAcagataatattgttaatattccCATTAATTATCAAACTAGATTACGAACAAGTACGAAGACGACATACtacaa gatATATATTCCGTCAGGAATATTGAGCTTCCGTGTATCCATCTGGAACTGCAGCTTTACGTTGCATACTGTTCGTGACATTCGTAAACCTTGTATCGAAGCTATATACTTGAAGGGACGTGTTTTACCAATATCTAATCATTTCCATTCCATGGAATCCAAAAGTCTTACCACGAATGCTAGTTACTCTTTCATAGAATCTTCTCCTTATGAagatagttattattatttattaattgtttcgaATAGCATTATAGAGTTCAACGTCAAGATTGATACAAGCG aatGTCCAATCAAATTGACAGAAGAATTGTTTACTAGAGAATACATGGATATTGCTCTGAGTTTTAATTCCATGACAGGAATGAATACttacaaagaattaataaaacacaaatggtattacaaagaaaataataacagcAGATTTTACAATAAAGATGAATTTCAccaaaaaaatgagaaacatGAGACTGACAATTTGTATACCAAGTGTATACCAAGATATCAATTGGTTCGCGTTAAACATGCAGAGACATTCTCAACCGTTTATCTTTTGCAG CTGCCATTGACGCAATTGGTTTTGATAACAATGTGCATTCAAAGAGGTCGTATACCCAAACTAGAGGATCGTCATTCTTGTCAAAATGGTACTGTAACGATAAACTTGTCATCGTTAAACAAGCGCAACGCAAGTTCGTTAATAGCGTTTCCACAACCAGGTACATGGTACATCGTTATCCTTGCgacatgttataaatataa TAAACCTGTACGCTGTCAAATGGAAGAAATGTCTATCCTACTCAATGTACGTACCAAAAAGTGTATGTTTTCTGATGAGAATCCTTGCGGTAATCACGGCATTTGTCAAGAAATTCAAAAGAATGTCCTTCATTATGCAAcatgtaattgttttaaag GTTACTCGGGATGGGATTGCACCGACATCTCAAGTACCATGTCTGCTATCTCTTTTGTGAGTGCTATACTGCTCGTTATAagcaatatcttttttataccaGCCATATGTATAGCTGTGAAACAAAGGTTGTACGCAGAAGGATTAGTATATTTGGTCACTATGCTATTTTCGTCCCTATATCACGCTTGTGACCAAAGTAATGGacaattttgtattacaaaatatgag ATTTTACAGTATAGTGATTTTTTCTCAAGTATTTTGGCATTTTGGGTAACACTGATAGCAATGGCGGAATTACCGGTAGCTTTTGTACCACTGTGCCATATGACGGGAGTGTTTGTCATCACTTTTAGTGTCCAAATTGACAGGATGTgtttaatcaatatattaataccaCTGTCACTGGGTATCATTGTACCG ATTCTGTTACAGATTTTCGCACATATTTATCGTACTTTTCAATCCAGGAAATGCAAAACACCAAGTCGAAAGATACTATTAGGTTTGCTCTTTGCTATTGTAGGTTTATTACTCTACTCTTTCAttgaaacagaaaaaaactatCAG tACGTTCACAGTGTTTGGCACATAATCATGGCGATTtcgttaatatttttgttaccaTCAGTAAAATCAAAACAAATCACATCGCCGACAAATGCTTCCTTCAATGATGACAATGAATCGTGGATTTGCAAAGAGTCTTACGGAATCCCTACATTTACAATAGGGGATCAATCAGGAAAATCAAATGATCGTGTCAA TTTCTTACACAACAGTTCAGTTTCTGAATTTTCTAATCGAGAAACGTCATGTTGTTAA
- the LOC105831222 gene encoding post-GPI attachment to proteins factor 6 isoform X4, producing the protein MFLKTIFDISPIFCLSETFVHFLSNVIPQANQQDLLRSYKSYSDVTMFHYTVPREVIRATWQFAAFMDDPTCHPRKVYIHIRFGSYPIITTDNKVFLMRESTKRDDDIVVTTTTIYQSKNITVVPVYEPQPGDWFVAAYMSYWDEKVQQQGLGHKCQYSIGTIALWSQTDNIVNIPINYQTRLRTSTKTTYYKIYIPSGILSFRVSIWNCSFTLHTVRDIRKPCIEAIYLKGRVLPISNHFHSMESKSLTTNASYSFIESSPYEDSYYYLLIVSNSIIEFNVKIDTSECPIKLTEELFTREYMDIALSFNSMTGMNTYKELIKHKWYYKENNNSRFYNKDEFHQKNEKHETDNLYTKCIPRYQLVRVKHAETFSTVYLLQGKDWLSSRLILTDLIPIMTQFDILPLIDIGGTLEINVHLEVKKLPLTQLVLITMCIQRGRIPKLEDRHSCQNGTVTINLSSLNKRNASSLIAFPQPGTWYIVILATCYKYNKPVRCQMEEMSILLNVRTKKCMFSDENPCGNHGICQEIQKNVLHYATCNCFKGYSGWDCTDISSTMSAISFVSAILLVISNIFFIPAICIAVKQRLYAEGLVYLVTMLFSSLYHACDQSNGQFCITKYEILQYSDFFSSILAFWVTLIAMAELPVAFVPLCHMTGVFVITFSVQIDRMCLINILIPLSLGIIVPILLQIFAHIYRTFQSRKCKTPSRKILLGLLFAIVGLLLYSFIETEKNYQYVHSVWHIIMAISLIFLLPSVKSKQITSPTNASFNDDNESWICKESYGIPTFTIGDQSGKSNDRVNFLHNSSVSEFSNRETSCC; encoded by the exons ATGTTTCTCAAAACTATATTCGACATCTCACCAATTTTCTGTTTATCTGAAACTTTTGTTCATTTTCTTTCCaa TGTAATACCACAGGCGAATCAACAAGATCTGCTTCGCTCGTACAAGAGCTATTCCGACGTAACAATGTTCCATTATACAGTACCAAGAGAAGTGATTCGAGCTACGTGGCAATTTGCAGCTTTCATGGATGATCCCACGTGCCATCCACGGAAAGTTTACat aCATATCAGGTTTGGTAGTTATCCTATAATCACCACagataataaagtatttctaATGAGGGAGTCTACTAAACGGGATGATGATATTGTGGTTACTACTACCACAATTTatcaatcaaaaaatataactgttGTTCCAGTATATGAACCGCAACCTGGAGATTGGTTTGTAGCAGCTTATATGTCTTATTGGGACGAGAAAGTCCAACAACAA GGACTTGGACACAAATGTCAATACAGTATAGGTACAATAGCACTATGGTCGCAAAcagataatattgttaatattccCATTAATTATCAAACTAGATTACGAACAAGTACGAAGACGACATACtacaa gatATATATTCCGTCAGGAATATTGAGCTTCCGTGTATCCATCTGGAACTGCAGCTTTACGTTGCATACTGTTCGTGACATTCGTAAACCTTGTATCGAAGCTATATACTTGAAGGGACGTGTTTTACCAATATCTAATCATTTCCATTCCATGGAATCCAAAAGTCTTACCACGAATGCTAGTTACTCTTTCATAGAATCTTCTCCTTATGAagatagttattattatttattaattgtttcgaATAGCATTATAGAGTTCAACGTCAAGATTGATACAAGCG aatGTCCAATCAAATTGACAGAAGAATTGTTTACTAGAGAATACATGGATATTGCTCTGAGTTTTAATTCCATGACAGGAATGAATACttacaaagaattaataaaacacaaatggtattacaaagaaaataataacagcAGATTTTACAATAAAGATGAATTTCAccaaaaaaatgagaaacatGAGACTGACAATTTGTATACCAAGTGTATACCAAGATATCAATTGGTTCGCGTTAAACATGCAGAGACATTCTCAACCGTTTATCTTTTGCAG ggaaAAGACTGGTTAAGTTCGAGACTAATACTAACTGATTTAATTCCGATAATGACGCAGTTTGATATTTTGCCATTGATAGATATTGGTGGTACACTCGAGATTAATGTACATCTCGAagtaaaaaag CTGCCATTGACGCAATTGGTTTTGATAACAATGTGCATTCAAAGAGGTCGTATACCCAAACTAGAGGATCGTCATTCTTGTCAAAATGGTACTGTAACGATAAACTTGTCATCGTTAAACAAGCGCAACGCAAGTTCGTTAATAGCGTTTCCACAACCAGGTACATGGTACATCGTTATCCTTGCgacatgttataaatataa TAAACCTGTACGCTGTCAAATGGAAGAAATGTCTATCCTACTCAATGTACGTACCAAAAAGTGTATGTTTTCTGATGAGAATCCTTGCGGTAATCACGGCATTTGTCAAGAAATTCAAAAGAATGTCCTTCATTATGCAAcatgtaattgttttaaag GTTACTCGGGATGGGATTGCACCGACATCTCAAGTACCATGTCTGCTATCTCTTTTGTGAGTGCTATACTGCTCGTTATAagcaatatcttttttataccaGCCATATGTATAGCTGTGAAACAAAGGTTGTACGCAGAAGGATTAGTATATTTGGTCACTATGCTATTTTCGTCCCTATATCACGCTTGTGACCAAAGTAATGGacaattttgtattacaaaatatgag ATTTTACAGTATAGTGATTTTTTCTCAAGTATTTTGGCATTTTGGGTAACACTGATAGCAATGGCGGAATTACCGGTAGCTTTTGTACCACTGTGCCATATGACGGGAGTGTTTGTCATCACTTTTAGTGTCCAAATTGACAGGATGTgtttaatcaatatattaataccaCTGTCACTGGGTATCATTGTACCG ATTCTGTTACAGATTTTCGCACATATTTATCGTACTTTTCAATCCAGGAAATGCAAAACACCAAGTCGAAAGATACTATTAGGTTTGCTCTTTGCTATTGTAGGTTTATTACTCTACTCTTTCAttgaaacagaaaaaaactatCAG tACGTTCACAGTGTTTGGCACATAATCATGGCGATTtcgttaatatttttgttaccaTCAGTAAAATCAAAACAAATCACATCGCCGACAAATGCTTCCTTCAATGATGACAATGAATCGTGGATTTGCAAAGAGTCTTACGGAATCCCTACATTTACAATAGGGGATCAATCAGGAAAATCAAATGATCGTGTCAA TTTCTTACACAACAGTTCAGTTTCTGAATTTTCTAATCGAGAAACGTCATGTTGTTAA
- the LOC105831222 gene encoding post-GPI attachment to proteins factor 6 isoform X2, whose translation MFLKTIFDISPIFCLSETFVHFLSKYVYFLRKVKSLTYSKFLPKFSARNPKSSTCKIHRIYLFVSCSVIPQANQQDLLRSYKSYSDVTMFHYTVPREVIRATWQFAAFMDDPTCHPRKVYIHIRFGSYPIITTDNKVFLMRESTKRDDDIVVTTTTIYQSKNITVVPVYEPQPGDWFVAAYMSYWDEKVQQQGLGHKCQYSIGTIALWSQTDNIVNIPINYQTRLRTSTKTTYYKIYIPSGILSFRVSIWNCSFTLHTVRDIRKPCIEAIYLKGRVLPISNHFHSMESKSLTTNASYSFIESSPYEDSYYYLLIVSNSIIEFNVKIDTSECPIKLTEELFTREYMDIALSFNSMTGMNTYKELIKHKWYYKENNNSRFYNKDEFHQKNEKHETDNLYTKCIPRYQLVRVKHAETFSTVYLLQGKDWLSSRLILTDLIPIMTQFDILPLIDIGGTLEINVHLEVKKLPLTQLVLITMCIQRGRIPKLEDRHSCQNGTVTINLSSLNKRNASSLIAFPQPGTWYIVILATCYKYNKPVRCQMEEMSILLNVRTKKCMFSDENPCGNHGICQEIQKNVLHYATCNCFKGYSGWDCTDISSTMSAISFVSAILLVISNIFFIPAICIAVKQRLYAEGLVYLVTMLFSSLYHACDQSNGQFCITKYEILQYSDFFSSILAFWVTLIAMAELPVAFVPLCHMTGVFVITFSVQIDRMCLINILIPLSLGIIVPIFAHIYRTFQSRKCKTPSRKILLGLLFAIVGLLLYSFIETEKNYQYVHSVWHIIMAISLIFLLPSVKSKQITSPTNASFNDDNESWICKESYGIPTFTIGDQSGKSNDRVNFLHNSSVSEFSNRETSCC comes from the exons ATGTTTCTCAAAACTATATTCGACATCTCACCAATTTTCTGTTTATCTGAAACTTTTGTTCATTTTCTTTCCaagtatgtttattttttacgaaaagtTAAATCACTAACTTACTCGAAATTTTTGCCCAAATTCTCTGCTCGAAATCCCAAATCAAGTACTTGTAAAATACATCGGATATATCTTTTcg tgagTTGCAGTGTAATACCACAGGCGAATCAACAAGATCTGCTTCGCTCGTACAAGAGCTATTCCGACGTAACAATGTTCCATTATACAGTACCAAGAGAAGTGATTCGAGCTACGTGGCAATTTGCAGCTTTCATGGATGATCCCACGTGCCATCCACGGAAAGTTTACat aCATATCAGGTTTGGTAGTTATCCTATAATCACCACagataataaagtatttctaATGAGGGAGTCTACTAAACGGGATGATGATATTGTGGTTACTACTACCACAATTTatcaatcaaaaaatataactgttGTTCCAGTATATGAACCGCAACCTGGAGATTGGTTTGTAGCAGCTTATATGTCTTATTGGGACGAGAAAGTCCAACAACAA GGACTTGGACACAAATGTCAATACAGTATAGGTACAATAGCACTATGGTCGCAAAcagataatattgttaatattccCATTAATTATCAAACTAGATTACGAACAAGTACGAAGACGACATACtacaa gatATATATTCCGTCAGGAATATTGAGCTTCCGTGTATCCATCTGGAACTGCAGCTTTACGTTGCATACTGTTCGTGACATTCGTAAACCTTGTATCGAAGCTATATACTTGAAGGGACGTGTTTTACCAATATCTAATCATTTCCATTCCATGGAATCCAAAAGTCTTACCACGAATGCTAGTTACTCTTTCATAGAATCTTCTCCTTATGAagatagttattattatttattaattgtttcgaATAGCATTATAGAGTTCAACGTCAAGATTGATACAAGCG aatGTCCAATCAAATTGACAGAAGAATTGTTTACTAGAGAATACATGGATATTGCTCTGAGTTTTAATTCCATGACAGGAATGAATACttacaaagaattaataaaacacaaatggtattacaaagaaaataataacagcAGATTTTACAATAAAGATGAATTTCAccaaaaaaatgagaaacatGAGACTGACAATTTGTATACCAAGTGTATACCAAGATATCAATTGGTTCGCGTTAAACATGCAGAGACATTCTCAACCGTTTATCTTTTGCAG ggaaAAGACTGGTTAAGTTCGAGACTAATACTAACTGATTTAATTCCGATAATGACGCAGTTTGATATTTTGCCATTGATAGATATTGGTGGTACACTCGAGATTAATGTACATCTCGAagtaaaaaag CTGCCATTGACGCAATTGGTTTTGATAACAATGTGCATTCAAAGAGGTCGTATACCCAAACTAGAGGATCGTCATTCTTGTCAAAATGGTACTGTAACGATAAACTTGTCATCGTTAAACAAGCGCAACGCAAGTTCGTTAATAGCGTTTCCACAACCAGGTACATGGTACATCGTTATCCTTGCgacatgttataaatataa TAAACCTGTACGCTGTCAAATGGAAGAAATGTCTATCCTACTCAATGTACGTACCAAAAAGTGTATGTTTTCTGATGAGAATCCTTGCGGTAATCACGGCATTTGTCAAGAAATTCAAAAGAATGTCCTTCATTATGCAAcatgtaattgttttaaag GTTACTCGGGATGGGATTGCACCGACATCTCAAGTACCATGTCTGCTATCTCTTTTGTGAGTGCTATACTGCTCGTTATAagcaatatcttttttataccaGCCATATGTATAGCTGTGAAACAAAGGTTGTACGCAGAAGGATTAGTATATTTGGTCACTATGCTATTTTCGTCCCTATATCACGCTTGTGACCAAAGTAATGGacaattttgtattacaaaatatgag ATTTTACAGTATAGTGATTTTTTCTCAAGTATTTTGGCATTTTGGGTAACACTGATAGCAATGGCGGAATTACCGGTAGCTTTTGTACCACTGTGCCATATGACGGGAGTGTTTGTCATCACTTTTAGTGTCCAAATTGACAGGATGTgtttaatcaatatattaataccaCTGTCACTGGGTATCATTGTACCG ATTTTCGCACATATTTATCGTACTTTTCAATCCAGGAAATGCAAAACACCAAGTCGAAAGATACTATTAGGTTTGCTCTTTGCTATTGTAGGTTTATTACTCTACTCTTTCAttgaaacagaaaaaaactatCAG tACGTTCACAGTGTTTGGCACATAATCATGGCGATTtcgttaatatttttgttaccaTCAGTAAAATCAAAACAAATCACATCGCCGACAAATGCTTCCTTCAATGATGACAATGAATCGTGGATTTGCAAAGAGTCTTACGGAATCCCTACATTTACAATAGGGGATCAATCAGGAAAATCAAATGATCGTGTCAA TTTCTTACACAACAGTTCAGTTTCTGAATTTTCTAATCGAGAAACGTCATGTTGTTAA